The genomic stretch GATGAGCGGTCCTCCCATGTTAAGCCGGTACATGGTTTGGTAGGCGAATTTTGACAACCCTGAAAACTCGCTTACTGGTGAAAGCTCATTGGCGGAGTCAGTGATCAACTCATCAGGAGCTGAAACCACCTCAATGCTGTTGATGAAAGCGGCAGAGTTCTTCATGGGGAGGAACTTGATCGAGAATTGTGGCTCCgtaatgttcaaaaggtactccTTGAGGATGTAATTGGTGTCGTTGTTCACGTTGAAGCTATGTAGAAGAACATACTTATCGGTGTTGACAGAGAAAGTGGATTTCATGAGATCGAATATATTGTTGTTGAGGGGATAGAAATGGAGGCGTACCTgttaaaatgtacattaaatgattaaataattattcattttctatttcaatttaaatatatatcaaaagagcttttgaaataaatgataatttaaccgTACCCAATGCCAGCCGGGTCGAGACAAGGGAAACGTGTAAGTTGCATCTTGGACAAAGATCCTAGCCGATAAGTAAATGGGAGAAGGAACATCGTCGGCCTTGTCAACAGAAACTTTGATATCATCTCTGGCTTGTAAGAACTGCTTAGATTGCTCTTCGGTTTTGAAGGCTCTTCCATCAAGCAAGGTGGCTGGTTTCTCTGCACCACAGTCAATGAGGAAGCTGTCCTGGGGATCGAAGGGAGTGTAGGCCGAGAAGGCGGCGGTGGAGGCGGAGAAGAAGGCGTAGAGAAGGACCAGGAGGACAGCCatcgatgatgatgatgatgaagaaggtGATGGCAGGGAGGATAGAaaaaaagattggattttggAAACTTTATTGGCTTCTTAATTTCCTATCTCCATCCCTCCTGGGTGAGGAGGAGGGTTAGAACAGAGAAGAGACTAACAAATGGTCTTGAAAGAGTTCTTTTTGTCTCTCtgcaatggttttttttttctcttttttctgttGCTGTTTTCTTGGATATAAGCATTTCCCAGTAATGAGGCAATGTTTGTGGAGATAGATTTTTTACAGTGGATGATTCTGTTTGGTTTggtcccttatttttttttttttttaatggtgccAATGAATTAAGGGTAATAAACGGTTCCATGAGTTTGAAAGTGTCAACCACCCTTGctgtcctctctctctctgtctttctcCCAAACCACTCATTCCAAACATAGATAGTACTTCTATTAATGTACAGTTTGAGAAtctatcttttaaaaattgtgatttgaaaacgtaaaaaaaaatccgtttgacaacttttttttttttttttttgcctaaaaaCAGTCAAACTCGTTTTTTCATgttaacaaacaattttctttactttttactcacaaaaaattcaaaactcttttCGCCTCTCCGTTACATTAATCTAATTCTTTCTCATTTCTCCCCTCAAAAAGTAATGCCAAACAGCCATACAGATCACTCactttaaaattacttttttaaaacgTATGTTTTTAAATCGTAAACCCAAACGTACCTATGAAGCGTGCGATCTACAGAATTGCCCTTGGTTTTGGAACATGTGTTAGGTCTTGTTACTGCCCAGCATAGCTAATGGGCTGAAGTGAATTCATCAACATCATAATTAGACATTTTCACTTACATGATTACTAGGATTCCAATGAAATCATGTAGTGGTCTCCATTCACTCCCTACCTCCATTCTAAAATTCCAAATGAATTTGGGAAGCCTCAGCCACTTGCTAGAGATGCCCAACTTTCTGAAACAATGGATCACCATTGATATATAATGAACTATGAGTCTATGACTCCTCTTATCAGTAAACTCCTCGATTAGGTTTCATTCCGGTTTTAATCCGCTGTGATTGAGACATGTGTTCCTTACGTCCTATTTGAAGACATGTGTCGGTGCATACACTATATATGCATGTAGCATTTGAAAATACATGTAACGTTTCTCTTTTAGTTTTGATGAAAAGTAATTAGACTAATACTCCGCTGCTTTTACAAAAGCATTGTTCTAATTCTTCGTTCCCTCgttcctatgataaaaatgacaaagaaagaAGGGAATTAGGACAAGTTTATTTGTAAAGTTATGACTAACTAATACTCATCCAAACTCTacctacaaaaaagaaaaaagaaaatacatgtAGGTATGCTTCTTTTGCAAGAGGGCCAACAACATGAAAAGTTCTGAAATCCCATGTACACAACCTTTGAGCTTGTTACTAGCAAAGTGGAAATTTGAGATGGAAACTTAtggagaaattttttatatattctcaAGTGCTTACTTTTTAATgtggaaataaaaattattcttgaatattatatgtatttttatttgttattttatccgAGATTGATTTTTACAGTTACGTAAGAAAGTGAGCACTTTGAAATTAACACTTAAGATTATGTGTAGTACTTCTCCATGAACAATACCCATAGTAGGGAACAAAGAAAAGCACCAAGAGGGAAGCTCCAAGGCCTTGGGTGCCACCGTGCCATTAACCCGGCTCAAGTTGGAAATTTGATGAAGACTTTGAAATAAGAGAAGGCAACACACAACCATGTCTTAGAGTATGTTTGtgattatgtttgaaaaatagagcttttaaattaaaaaatatttttttagcaatttttggacccttaaaaaggctttaaattttttttatcaaacgagtactGTTATCggactttttaaatgttaaacgcacttttaggccttTCAAACAGACACTTAGAGAACTTAAAAGCTTTTAACATTACTTCTACTGATAATTTGAGAGAGAAATTCTTTTTATAGTCTTATACAAACGTCTAGGATTTTGTATTACAATTGTGACatacaatttttgacacatatacaaatttaatatgaatttaaCACGAAATTAACTGATTAGATTTTAGTAAAAGAGTCTTTTTTGGgtccattaaaaaattaacattttatcacattatttttgtaatatagtaaaatataataaatattgtgTCCATTTAAAAAGGTACtcaccgatttttttttttttttttttgaaaaggttGGAAATGTTAAACCATCCTATAAAGCTATGAAAATACCAATACACAGCGGTTGTTCACACAAGCactcggctctctctctctctctctctctctctctcctccttttGCTTGATCGGCAAGGCGAGTAGCCGGGATGTCCAGCGAGTCAGAGGAATCCGTACGACGGCGTACAGCGCTCACGGAGCACCGTAAAAAGCTTCTCTCCCATAAGGAGCTCGAATCCAGAGTCCGCGCAGGTCCGTTTCCCCAATCCCATCGCACTaaaaccaaaaacccaaaaaagtttTCTCAAATCCGATCCATTTTCTAGGGTTCCTAATGTTATTATGCCGGTTGATTTTTCtgacttttcttttgtttgtttcttgaaTGAATGAATGTTTCAAGTATTTTGAGAGCTTATGCTGTGTGTTTGTCTAACTAAGCATTTCAGAGAGTTGAATTTCAGTTTGGTAAATTATTTTCGCTTaggataatttgtttttgtatgaTATAGGGAAAGAGTTTTGAATGGGGACCTTGTCATTACAATTATAGATCAGGGCAAGTACTTTGTGTTCTGTGCATTTGCAAGTTTTGTAGACTATAAAGTGTGAAACCTTGGGCAAACTTTGCAAGGGACTGGTTGTTACTTTAAGCTTTTGTACGGGTTAGTTTCGGTAGTGATGGTGAGCTTATTCCCGGATTGGAGCTAGTTGGAAGAAAAGCTGCTTTTAGACTTTTTGTTCATAGCTCATGCGTATCTAAATGAACTTTGCGGATTGTCTCTATTACTCTACGTGGGATTTTAAGCAACCCCAGATAGATATTTGGGAGAATTCTCTAAGTTAGGTCTTGATATAACATACTGGGATACCACATTAACCTAAAACTTATGCTGTATCAACCACTCAGTTTGTCACTATTACTATACATGGGATTTAAGCATCCCCAGATAAATATTTGGGGGAATTCTCCAAGTCAAGTCTTTATATAACATATTGGGATACCACATTAACCTAAAACCTATGTGATATCAACCACTCAGTTTTGTCACTGTTATTCTACATGGGATTTAAGAGTACCCAGATATTTATCTCGGGGAATTCTCCAAGTCAGGTTTTGATATAACATGCACATGTAACAGATGTGATATgttttggaggaaaaaaaactGCATCGACCataaaaagggggaaaaaaatcttGGCTACCACACTCCTTTCAAGCCTTCcctgatttattttgtttgcttGTATTTTGGATAGATTTATGCCATATTTGATCTTTTTCTATCCATGCCATACATTTGCTCATTTTGTTGTCTCATCATGGCTGTAACTAACACTTCTTGGAATTGTATGTTGCAGGGAGAGAGAACTTGAGGGCTGCAAAaaaggaattcaataaaactgAAGAAGATCTCAAGTCCCTTCAGAGTGTTGGCCAGATCATCGGCGAGGTTCTCAGGCCTCTTGACAATGAACGATGTAATATGAACTTTTTGTGGCATCTTTGTCTGTGAATTTATCTGAAGTTATTTACAAACATTGTGCTCTCTTTTCTTATCCCAGTCTAACCATTCCCCCCCCTTTTTCTCAAGCCTGCAGAGGTATAACATATCTCAGGCTTTGTGCTTTAGCACTTCTGGTGGTGCCATCAATGCAATTTATGAGCTGGATTTCACAGTTGCGAACTCCATTTCCCATATATTTTTGCTAATAGAGAGATTAATATATAGATATGCGATGTCTTCTTgtataaaatttgataatgaagtcttgtgttatttttcttcttcactaattaattttttatggggGGAAAGGGGTTGGTTGGTTGGGTGGATCTGGTAGACAATGGCAGAACTAATGGATATCATCTATGCTGTTTCAGTGATAGTTAAAGCAAGCAGTGGACCAAGGTATGTGGTTGGCTGTCGTAGCAAGGTGGACAAGGAAAAACTAACTTCAGGAACTCGAGTGGTGCTTGATATGACTACTCTGACAATCATGCGGGCACTTCCTCGTGAAGTAATTATCTTTATCATGAGAAATTGGATATATTAACAGATGTTTGTGCtaatcattatttaattttttagatttatttaaacAAATCAACAGATTGCTAAAATGTCTGTGTTTcctaacgttttttttttttacaggttGATCCAGTTGTATATAATATGCTTCATGAAGACCCGGGCAATATTAGCTACTCTGCAGTGGGAGGGCTGTCAGATCAAATTCGAGAACTCAGGGAATCCATAGAACTGCCTCTAATGAATCCTGAGCTCTTTATTAGGGTGGGAATCAAACCTCCGAAggtaatttcatttaaaaaaatcttgTGTTTGTTAGTGGTACAggtgaaaaaagaaatcaatgtAGAAGCTGTGTCAAATATTTCAGGGTGTTCTTCTCTATGGACCTCCTGGTACGGGAAAGACATTATTAGCCAGAGCAATTGCAAGCAACATAGATGCCAATTTTTTGaaggtttgaattttttgttattgtttatcAATACTGATATAGTATTACTGTTTAATTATACTTACCAAAAGAAATACTCCTGTTTAATTtgcttattaaattgaaatttgatgtTTACTTTTGTTGTGGATATAGGTAGTATCAAGCGCAataattgataaatatataggtGAAAGTGCAAGATTGATACGGGAAATGTTTGGTTATGCACGTGATCACCAAGTAAGAGCTCATGTTACTTGAAACAGTTCCCATTTCTGAAATTTGTAATATAATTTCTTACTATCAATTTCTTCTGGTAAAGCCGTGCATCATATTTATGGATGAGATCGATGCCATTGGTGGACGTCGTTTCAGTGAGGGAACGAGTGCAGACCGTGAAATCCAGAGGACACTCATGGAGTTGCTTAACCAGCTGGATGGTTTTGACCAGCTTGGGAAGGTAACTTCTGTTCACTTATTGGTTTGGTTCTGtgaaattgttgattttgttgtgcATAACCTATGCACACTTGTTTTCACTACTTTAAACATATATTGCTACCTACCCACATATTTTGAAGGTGGTGGTATGTTCGTTATTGAAAAGTGATAAGAGTTTGGGTTGGGTTGCCTAGGTTAAAATGATTATGGCTACAAACAGACCAGATGTTCTGGACCCTGCACTTCTCCGTCCAGGACGCCTAGACCGGAAAATTGAAATTCCACTGCCTAACGAACAATCCAGAATGGAAATCCTGAAAATCCATGCTGCTGGAATTGCCAAACATGGTGACATTGACTATGAAGCAGTTGTAAAGCTTGCTGAGGTAAGCCCGGCATATTGTCCACATACAAAACTCTTATACACACCCTTTACctgaatatttaattttctgCATTCACTTCAGGGGTTCAATGGCGCCGATCTTCGTAATGTTTGCACTGAAGCTGGGATGTCTGCAATTCGTGCTGAACGTGATTATGTCATCCATGAAGATTTTATGAAGGTAAAGTGTTGCTCTTTGGAAATCATATTAGATCAGTCATTGCCTTAAAAAGGATCATTTAGTGGTTGTTAGATTTGCTTCATTCATGTCATTCCGTGGCTGTGGCCGTTGCCAATTTCCATGGCCTGTCTTCGAGATGCTCTATTTGTTTCACCATGGATCTTAGCGAGCATCTTGTgaactttcatttcttttctcttcacTCTTTCTTTATTGGTGTTAGTGCCTAAGAACATTTTTATACCCCACCAACCCCCCATTCACGAGTGACTAAAATGCATTTTGAAATGCTTAAAATGAAGTTGATGGCTAAAATATTTCCCGTGTTGTCACTTTTGCACTGGTGCACTGGTTTGTTACGAAAGGCGCTTGTGTTGATCATCTAAATAGATAGAAATGTGATCTAACAAACCCCCCctccccaaaaataaaaaaataaaaaaaattaaagaagtatGAAATTCCATTTGGAAAACGTTGTGGATGACCTTGTTTCCTAATCCGAAGGAGTTTCAAATGCATCTTTTTGTGGCAATCATACGGTCAGGGGAAGTACCTAACTTGACTGCTGCTTTCTCTACTTGTCTCTTGGGCATGTGCACGTGTGCATGCATGTGTGTGATGCTGATGGATTGGTGCTTTCCAAAACATATCACACTCAAATTTGTCTGGTACTCTATAGTGTGTTTGCACATAATCAATCCTGATGGTTCGATTGTCTGAAATATATTCTCCTGAAACCCGTTTGCGTGCGTTTTAGCTGGATTTCTTTAACTTGTGTGGTGGCTTTGTTTCAGGCTGTCCGGAAACTAAATGAAGCAAAGAAACTTGAATCAAGCTCTCACTACAATACTGATTTTGGGAAGGAGTGAACCCAGCTGATCGTTCTCCTTTTACTGCAATACTGTGCTTAGTTTCGTTGAATTTGAAATCTCCCTTCTAAATCCAATACATGGAATTTAGGAAGACATGGGTCACCCTGCTCGCCCTCCTCATGAGAGAACCTACAATTTAAATGATACTTGTCCACAAAATCTGGGATCTTCTTTTCCATCCCCAATAACTTCATGATTTGCACTAGCACAAATTTCACTTTCTGTAGGCCCAGACATTCTCTTCATAACAAAATCAAGTTCTACAATcacaaatttgattgttttgtttctttttctgattGGTTGTTGGTGTTTGGATAATTGCcgtattttaaacaaaaagttGCTTCTCATGGTGTTAAACTATGCGGGGTGCTTCCTTGTAGCCCTGAAGTTGGTCATTTGATTTACCTAATCCCCATTGATATTGATGTTTAATCATTCATTCCATGACTCTGGCGTCTGTTAGCAGTACACGCCACTGTTCGACAGTGACCAAGCTCACTTGTAACCGACACCTCCAAAAAGGGGCAGAAGACTAGTGCTTGTTGGATCAGAATCTCCAACAGTTTGC from Corylus avellana chromosome ca1, CavTom2PMs-1.0 encodes the following:
- the LOC132183484 gene encoding 26S proteasome regulatory subunit 10B homolog A-like produces the protein MSSESEESVRRRTALTEHRKKLLSHKELESRVRAGRENLRAAKKEFNKTEEDLKSLQSVGQIIGEVLRPLDNERLIVKASSGPRYVVGCRSKVDKEKLTSGTRVVLDMTTLTIMRALPREVDPVVYNMLHEDPGNISYSAVGGLSDQIRELRESIELPLMNPELFIRVGIKPPKGVLLYGPPGTGKTLLARAIASNIDANFLKVVSSAIIDKYIGESARLIREMFGYARDHQPCIIFMDEIDAIGGRRFSEGTSADREIQRTLMELLNQLDGFDQLGKVKMIMATNRPDVLDPALLRPGRLDRKIEIPLPNEQSRMEILKIHAAGIAKHGDIDYEAVVKLAEGFNGADLRNVCTEAGMSAIRAERDYVIHEDFMKAVRKLNEAKKLESSSHYNTDFGKE